A single region of the Lysinibacillus sp. B2A1 genome encodes:
- a CDS encoding ABC transporter, with protein sequence MNAIEIHDLHKSFEGFSLKDVSFSVPQGTVMGFVGENGAGKSTTIKCMLNLLKKEYGEILLFGKEIVEHELSIKNDIGVVFDDLHVPETLNATQLDKFMKRVFKTWDSSYYFERLVQFKIPERKRVKELSRGMRMKLSIALALAHHPKLLILDEPTSGLDPIIRDEILDLFLAFMQDETHSILFSSHITSDLEKIADYITFIHNGEILFSEGKDVLLYEYGIFKGSKEEVSALPEHAILRTRNGAFGVEALVLKNEVNEVFSLEKPSIEDIMLFYVKGSV encoded by the coding sequence ATGAATGCGATTGAAATTCATGATCTACATAAAAGCTTTGAAGGATTTTCTCTTAAAGATGTAAGCTTTTCCGTACCCCAAGGCACAGTGATGGGTTTTGTTGGAGAAAACGGTGCTGGCAAGTCAACTACAATAAAATGCATGCTCAATTTATTAAAAAAGGAATATGGCGAAATTTTGCTATTTGGCAAGGAAATTGTCGAACATGAATTATCGATAAAAAACGACATTGGTGTAGTTTTTGACGATTTACACGTTCCTGAAACGCTGAATGCGACGCAGCTCGACAAATTTATGAAAAGAGTATTTAAAACGTGGGATTCAAGTTATTATTTTGAGCGATTGGTACAATTTAAAATTCCTGAGAGGAAGAGGGTAAAAGAATTATCGCGAGGGATGAGGATGAAGCTGTCTATTGCATTAGCACTGGCACATCATCCAAAGCTATTAATTTTAGATGAACCAACGAGTGGGCTAGACCCGATTATCCGTGATGAAATTCTCGATTTGTTTTTAGCATTTATGCAGGATGAAACACACAGCATTTTATTTTCTTCCCATATAACAAGTGATTTAGAAAAGATTGCTGACTATATTACCTTTATTCATAATGGTGAAATTTTATTTAGTGAAGGTAAGGATGTACTGCTTTATGAGTACGGTATATTTAAAGGCAGTAAAGAGGAAGTAAGTGCACTACCAGAGCATGCCATATTAAGAACACGTAATGGAGCCTTCGGTGTAGAGGCATTAGTGTTAAAGAATGAAGTAAACGAAGTATTTTCCCTTGAAAAGCCTTCTATAGAAGATATTATGCTATTTTATGTGAAAGGTAGTGTATGA
- a CDS encoding GntR family transcriptional regulator, translating to MHIHLSNASDKPIYEQITIQLKEAILANKLQAGDALPSIRALAKDLKISVMTTKRAYADLERDGFIETVAGKGSFVTERNQDFLREELLRQVEEHMQKAVKTAKTAGLTKEELQELLIMILEEGN from the coding sequence GTGCATATCCATTTAAGCAATGCCAGTGATAAACCCATATATGAGCAAATAACAATACAGCTAAAGGAAGCAATATTAGCAAATAAATTACAGGCTGGTGATGCACTGCCGTCTATCCGTGCGCTTGCAAAGGATTTAAAAATTAGTGTGATGACAACAAAACGTGCTTATGCTGATTTAGAGCGAGATGGCTTTATCGAAACCGTCGCTGGAAAAGGAAGCTTTGTCACAGAGCGAAATCAAGATTTTCTACGCGAGGAATTATTACGTCAGGTTGAGGAGCATATGCAAAAAGCAGTCAAAACGGCAAAAACGGCTGGACTAACTAAAGAGGAACTGCAGGAATTACTGATAATGATTTTAGAGGAGGGTAACTAA
- the pnp gene encoding polyribonucleotide nucleotidyltransferase, with protein sequence MNEKKVYSYEWAGRPLVIEVGQLAKQANGAVLVRYGDTSVLSTATMSKSPKPLDFFPLTVNYEERLYAAGKIPGGFIKREGRPSEKAILASRLIDRPIRPMFPDGFRNEVQVISMVMSNDPDCTSEMAAMVGSSLALAISDIPFDGPIAGVQVGYIDGEFIVNPTVEQSNHSTIHLSVAGNKDAINMVEAGALEVPEEVMLEAIMFGHEEIKKIIAFQEQIVAEVGKEKLPVTLFEINEAIQTDIKAACETDMHDAIQTAEKHARDEAIQAVKDRVIASYEEQEADEVTMKQVYTILDKMVKDEVRRQITEDKIRPDGRKLDEIRPLSSETGLLQRTHGSALFTRGQTQALSICTLGALGDVQIIDGLGVEESKRFMHHYNFPQFSVGETGPIRGPGRREIGHGALGERALDAVIPDESVFPYTIRCVSEVLESNGSTSQASICASTLAMMDAGVPLKAPVAGIAMGLIKKGEHYSILTDIQGMEDHLGDMDFKVAGTAKGVTALQMDIKIDGLSRNILEEALTQAKIGRMHILESMLATLAEPRGKLSQFAPKIVIVKINPDKIRDVIGPGGKQINKIIEETGVKIDTEQDGTIYISSADEEMNARAKQIIEDIVREAKVGEYYLATVKRIEKFGAFCEIFPGKDGLLHISEIQEERTKQVEDVLKLGDQLLVKVIEIDKQGRVNLSRKVVIQEEKERAEQGK encoded by the coding sequence ATGAACGAGAAGAAAGTCTATTCCTACGAATGGGCTGGCCGTCCACTTGTGATTGAAGTTGGACAGTTAGCAAAACAAGCAAATGGAGCTGTATTAGTACGCTATGGCGATACTTCAGTACTTTCAACAGCAACAATGTCAAAATCACCAAAACCACTTGATTTCTTCCCATTAACAGTAAACTATGAAGAACGCCTATATGCTGCAGGTAAAATTCCTGGCGGCTTTATTAAACGTGAAGGTCGTCCGTCTGAAAAAGCAATTCTTGCAAGCCGTCTAATCGACCGTCCGATTCGTCCGATGTTCCCAGATGGATTCCGTAATGAAGTCCAAGTGATTTCAATGGTTATGTCCAATGATCCAGATTGTACGTCTGAAATGGCAGCTATGGTTGGTTCTTCATTAGCACTAGCTATTTCCGATATACCATTCGACGGACCAATAGCAGGTGTACAAGTTGGCTATATTGATGGTGAATTCATCGTGAACCCAACAGTGGAACAATCAAATCACTCAACTATTCATTTATCTGTAGCTGGTAACAAAGATGCTATCAACATGGTTGAAGCAGGCGCACTTGAAGTTCCAGAAGAGGTAATGTTAGAGGCCATCATGTTTGGTCATGAAGAAATTAAAAAAATAATTGCTTTCCAAGAGCAAATTGTTGCTGAAGTAGGAAAAGAAAAATTACCAGTAACATTATTTGAAATTAATGAAGCGATTCAAACAGACATAAAAGCAGCTTGTGAGACTGACATGCATGATGCTATTCAAACAGCAGAAAAACATGCACGTGATGAAGCGATTCAGGCAGTAAAAGATCGTGTTATTGCTTCTTACGAAGAGCAAGAAGCTGATGAAGTAACAATGAAGCAGGTTTATACGATTCTAGATAAGATGGTAAAAGACGAAGTACGCCGTCAAATTACAGAGGATAAAATTCGTCCAGATGGTCGTAAACTTGATGAGATTCGTCCACTTTCATCAGAAACAGGATTACTACAACGTACACATGGTTCAGCATTATTTACACGTGGACAAACACAAGCATTGTCTATTTGTACTTTAGGAGCACTTGGAGATGTTCAAATTATTGATGGATTAGGTGTGGAAGAATCTAAACGCTTTATGCATCATTATAACTTCCCTCAATTCTCAGTAGGGGAGACAGGCCCGATTCGTGGACCAGGACGTCGTGAAATCGGTCATGGTGCGCTAGGAGAACGTGCGCTTGATGCGGTTATTCCAGATGAGTCTGTATTCCCATACACGATTCGTTGTGTATCAGAGGTGCTTGAATCGAATGGTTCAACTTCTCAGGCTTCTATCTGTGCTTCCACGTTAGCAATGATGGATGCAGGTGTTCCATTAAAAGCGCCTGTAGCAGGTATTGCAATGGGTCTTATTAAAAAAGGTGAGCATTATTCCATCTTAACAGATATTCAAGGAATGGAAGATCACCTTGGAGATATGGACTTTAAAGTTGCAGGTACAGCTAAAGGTGTAACAGCTCTTCAAATGGATATTAAAATCGATGGATTATCTCGCAATATTTTAGAAGAAGCATTAACACAAGCTAAAATTGGCCGTATGCATATTTTAGAATCAATGCTTGCGACACTTGCTGAACCGCGTGGAAAATTATCTCAATTCGCACCGAAAATTGTCATTGTGAAAATTAACCCTGATAAAATCCGTGATGTTATTGGACCAGGCGGTAAACAAATCAACAAAATTATCGAAGAAACAGGGGTAAAAATTGATACAGAGCAAGACGGTACAATTTATATCTCTTCTGCAGATGAAGAAATGAATGCACGTGCAAAACAAATTATTGAAGATATCGTACGTGAAGCAAAAGTAGGGGAATACTACTTAGCGACAGTTAAGCGGATTGAAAAATTCGGTGCATTCTGTGAAATCTTCCCTGGTAAGGATGGCTTACTTCATATCTCTGAAATCCAAGAGGAGCGTACAAAGCAGGTAGAAGATGTTTTAAAACTTGGCGATCAATTACTTGTAAAAGTGATTGAAATTGACAAGCAAGGACGTGTGAATCTATCTCGTAAAGTTGTTATTCAAGAGGAAAAAGAGCGCGCAGAGCAAGGTAAGTAA
- a CDS encoding YlmC/YmxH family sporulation protein, with product MLLSEMVDKELIQVEGGVHFGILAHTECLLDVQTGKIHGFEIVKDKLPFQKKKVKVSEMIPWHEIILIGEDRILFNKTTTVQSEFLQ from the coding sequence ATGCTACTATCAGAGATGGTGGATAAGGAGTTAATTCAAGTTGAGGGTGGCGTACACTTTGGCATACTGGCACATACGGAATGTCTATTAGATGTGCAAACAGGAAAGATACATGGTTTTGAAATTGTCAAAGATAAATTACCATTCCAAAAAAAGAAAGTGAAAGTTAGTGAAATGATACCTTGGCATGAAATTATATTAATTGGAGAAGATCGCATTTTATTTAACAAAACAACGACGGTACAGTCAGAATTTTTACAGTGA
- a CDS encoding bifunctional riboflavin kinase/FAD synthetase — protein sequence MEVIHLKYPHQLQQQESMQPYSLAIGFFDGVHRGHQAVIKAAKEEGDKHQISTAVMTFDPHPSIVLGGRNEKVFYITLLQQKLQLFQEQGVDTVFVVHFTSDFAKLSPAAFIDTFIRGLNIQHVAAGFDFSFGAFGKGTMEEMRALSNGDYDVTIVEKKTDDIEKISSTRIRKLLQEGDMEAARMLLGRPFEIAGIVIHGDKRGRTIGFPTANVQALEGTYIPASGVYAVRLFVQNNWYDGVCNVGYKPTFKDPNDKQLSIEVHILNFEKSIYGEEVHVAWYKRIRSERKFDGIEALKAQIEKDKQEAIDYFNAFQ from the coding sequence ATGGAGGTCATTCATTTAAAATACCCGCATCAACTACAGCAACAAGAAAGTATGCAGCCGTATTCATTAGCAATTGGCTTTTTTGATGGTGTACATAGAGGGCATCAGGCAGTTATCAAGGCAGCGAAGGAAGAAGGGGACAAGCATCAAATCTCAACTGCAGTGATGACTTTTGATCCACATCCTTCTATAGTCCTTGGTGGACGAAATGAAAAGGTTTTTTATATTACATTGCTGCAGCAAAAATTGCAATTGTTTCAAGAACAAGGCGTGGATACAGTATTTGTCGTACATTTCACATCAGATTTTGCCAAACTTTCTCCAGCAGCCTTTATTGATACATTTATCCGTGGGTTAAATATCCAACATGTTGCAGCGGGCTTTGATTTCTCCTTTGGTGCATTCGGTAAAGGCACAATGGAGGAGATGCGTGCTTTGAGTAATGGCGATTATGATGTGACGATTGTTGAAAAGAAAACGGATGATATTGAAAAAATTAGCTCTACACGAATTCGTAAACTTTTACAGGAGGGAGACATGGAAGCTGCAAGAATGCTGCTAGGTCGACCTTTTGAAATCGCAGGTATTGTTATACATGGTGATAAGCGAGGGCGTACAATAGGCTTCCCTACTGCAAATGTTCAGGCACTAGAGGGTACTTATATTCCAGCAAGCGGTGTCTATGCTGTCCGTTTATTTGTTCAAAATAATTGGTATGATGGCGTATGTAATGTAGGCTACAAACCAACATTTAAAGACCCAAATGATAAGCAATTATCCATTGAGGTCCATATATTAAACTTCGAAAAGAGCATCTATGGCGAAGAGGTGCATGTAGCTTGGTATAAACGTATTCGAAGTGAACGAAAATTTGATGGTATAGAAGCATTAAAGGCACAAATTGAAAAGGATAAACAGGAAGCAATTGACTATTTTAATGCTTTCCAATAA
- a CDS encoding 30S ribosomal protein S15, whose product MAITKERKNEIIAEYRTHESDTGSPEVQVAMLTEEINALNTHLRTHKKDFHSERGLLKMVGRRRHLLKYLREADVQRYRELINRLGLRR is encoded by the coding sequence ATGGCTATTACAAAAGAACGTAAAAACGAAATTATCGCTGAGTACCGCACTCACGAAAGTGACACTGGTTCACCAGAAGTACAAGTTGCAATGTTAACAGAGGAAATTAACGCTCTAAACACACACTTACGCACACACAAAAAAGATTTCCACTCTGAGCGTGGTCTTCTAAAAATGGTAGGTCGTCGTCGCCACTTATTAAAATATCTTCGTGAAGCTGACGTACAACGTTACCGTGAATTAATTAACCGTTTAGGCTTACGTCGCTAA
- a CDS encoding IS5/IS1182 family transposase has protein sequence MISNQESLHLSPFMAIYDIVVPKDNMLRQINELVDFSFILDELKNKYCLDNGRNAVPPIRMFKYLLLKSIFDLSDVDVVERSKYDMSFKYFLDMAPEDSVINPSSLTKFRKLRLQDMSLLDMLIGKTVEIAIEKEVIKNKTIIVDATHTKARYNQKSPIEFLQEKSKNVRKAVYQIDESMKENFPPKTNSNEINDEVDYCRQVIEVVESQPQIEMIPAVKEKLNVLKEVVQDYEEKLSYSTDPDARIGHKSADSSFFGFKTHIAMSDERIITAAIVTTGEKSDGKYLQELVEKSKETGMTIDTVIGDTAYSEKDNIQYAKKEEFQLISKLNPQITQGGRTKEDEFEFNKDAGMYVCKAGHMAIRKARTGKKNQGQNQKHTYYFDIEKCKICAFREGCYKEGAKSKTYSVSIKSTEHKEQEAFQNSEEFKELARTRYKIEAKNSELKNRHGYDTAIASGLFGMEIQGATAIFAVNLKRIITLLKEKNS, from the coding sequence ATGATTTCAAACCAAGAATCTCTTCATCTTAGTCCGTTTATGGCCATATATGACATTGTTGTACCAAAGGATAATATGCTTCGGCAAATAAATGAACTTGTTGATTTCTCTTTTATTTTGGACGAACTGAAAAACAAATATTGTCTTGATAATGGTCGTAATGCGGTACCTCCCATTCGCATGTTTAAATATTTACTATTAAAATCAATATTCGATTTATCCGATGTAGATGTGGTAGAACGTTCTAAATATGATATGTCGTTTAAATATTTTTTAGATATGGCACCAGAAGACTCTGTCATTAATCCAAGTTCACTAACGAAATTCCGTAAGCTCCGTCTCCAAGATATGAGCTTATTAGATATGCTCATTGGCAAAACTGTAGAGATTGCAATAGAGAAAGAAGTCATTAAAAATAAAACAATAATCGTGGACGCCACCCATACAAAAGCACGGTATAATCAAAAATCACCTATAGAATTTTTACAAGAGAAATCAAAAAATGTAAGAAAAGCTGTTTATCAAATCGATGAATCGATGAAAGAGAATTTCCCACCAAAGACAAATTCTAACGAAATAAATGATGAAGTGGATTACTGTCGTCAAGTCATCGAGGTAGTTGAATCTCAACCTCAAATTGAGATGATTCCAGCTGTAAAAGAAAAACTAAATGTCCTAAAAGAAGTGGTACAAGATTATGAGGAGAAGTTAAGTTATTCGACAGATCCAGATGCACGTATTGGACATAAATCAGCGGATTCTTCTTTCTTTGGTTTTAAAACACATATTGCAATGAGTGATGAGCGAATAATAACAGCTGCGATAGTAACTACTGGGGAGAAGAGTGATGGAAAATACCTTCAAGAATTAGTTGAAAAAAGTAAAGAAACAGGTATGACCATTGATACAGTCATTGGTGATACAGCCTATTCTGAAAAAGACAATATCCAGTATGCAAAAAAAGAAGAATTCCAACTTATATCTAAACTAAATCCACAAATCACGCAAGGTGGACGAACAAAAGAAGATGAATTTGAATTTAATAAAGATGCTGGTATGTATGTGTGTAAAGCTGGTCACATGGCGATTCGCAAAGCACGGACAGGAAAGAAAAATCAAGGACAAAATCAAAAACATACGTATTATTTTGACATCGAAAAATGTAAAATATGTGCTTTCCGCGAAGGTTGTTATAAAGAAGGGGCAAAAAGTAAAACATATTCAGTTTCAATCAAATCTACTGAGCATAAGGAACAAGAAGCATTCCAAAACAGTGAAGAGTTTAAGGAGCTCGCACGTACTCGCTATAAAATAGAGGCGAAAAATAGTGAATTAAAAAATAGACATGGGTATGACACGGCAATAGCTTCGGGTTTATTTGGTATGGAAATACAAGGTGCAACCGCCATCTTCGCTGTAAATTTGAAACGAATCATTACACTTTTAAAAGAAAAAAATAGTTAA
- a CDS encoding ABC-2 transporter permease yields the protein MVGLILKDLMTIQRQLKAQAMVMIFFLLMSIFIQEGSILLTIVVFIVTFQAITALTYDEQSSWDKYANTLPISKGDIVLSKYILSIFLLIVGLIFALPIILIIHRFTPNNWASAEFFLTFNLIVTFAFCMLALLLPIYIKFGSIKGRMVLIAICFIPGFLFGLINKQLSDLLVILTNIKQFMFLAPFAGLLILWLSSLISTAIYKHKEF from the coding sequence ATGGTAGGTCTTATATTAAAAGATTTAATGACAATTCAACGTCAATTGAAGGCACAGGCCATGGTAATGATTTTTTTTCTACTGATGTCAATTTTTATACAGGAAGGTTCAATTCTCTTAACAATTGTTGTATTTATTGTGACTTTCCAAGCAATCACAGCTCTTACCTATGATGAACAAAGCAGCTGGGATAAATATGCAAATACTTTACCTATCTCAAAAGGGGATATCGTACTTAGTAAATATATTCTTAGTATCTTTCTTTTGATTGTCGGGCTTATCTTTGCACTGCCGATTATATTGATTATTCATCGTTTTACGCCAAATAACTGGGCTTCAGCAGAGTTTTTTCTAACATTTAATCTTATTGTGACGTTCGCCTTTTGTATGCTAGCACTATTATTACCCATCTACATTAAATTTGGTTCCATCAAAGGAAGAATGGTGCTTATTGCGATTTGCTTCATCCCAGGTTTTTTATTTGGCCTAATCAACAAGCAATTATCAGATTTGTTAGTAATTTTAACAAACATAAAGCAGTTTATGTTTTTAGCACCTTTTGCTGGCCTTCTAATTCTTTGGCTATCCTCTCTAATTTCAACAGCCATTTATAAACACAAAGAATTTTAG
- a CDS encoding dipicolinate synthase, giving the protein MENEKWLVIGEDSRLKELATMLRSPSRTVFYKRTSVWNEELNKLVLEFQPNKIILPILPLKIEVEQLYGISQVKFYTGRLTMHWKQLLERNETNCYLQQESFIWQNARLTAEGFIATFYGLEQKCIYGQNFTIAGFGRIAKMLASLLVKMGANVHIVARSVVQVSEAKAYGYKATNLDDRKWSINNSIFINTIPAKWITESFIEHVPAVLYDLASEPGCLDIDAEQLQTYVLLPSLPGKYFAHDAAEILCKAIEEEENC; this is encoded by the coding sequence TTGGAAAACGAAAAGTGGCTTGTTATCGGTGAGGATTCACGATTAAAGGAATTAGCGACAATGTTAAGAAGCCCATCAAGAACGGTATTTTATAAAAGAACATCCGTTTGGAATGAAGAATTAAATAAACTAGTATTAGAATTCCAACCAAATAAAATTATTCTTCCTATACTTCCATTAAAGATTGAAGTAGAACAACTATATGGAATATCTCAAGTGAAGTTTTATACAGGGCGTTTAACTATGCATTGGAAGCAATTGCTAGAGAGAAATGAAACAAATTGCTATTTACAGCAGGAGTCTTTTATTTGGCAAAACGCAAGATTAACTGCAGAGGGATTTATCGCCACGTTTTACGGACTCGAGCAGAAATGTATTTACGGTCAAAACTTTACTATCGCAGGATTTGGGCGCATCGCCAAAATGCTCGCTTCTTTACTTGTCAAGATGGGCGCTAATGTCCATATTGTAGCGCGTTCGGTTGTACAAGTGAGTGAAGCAAAAGCATATGGTTACAAAGCAACCAATTTAGATGATCGCAAATGGTCTATTAACAATAGTATTTTTATCAACACAATTCCAGCTAAGTGGATTACAGAGTCATTTATAGAGCATGTCCCAGCAGTTTTATATGATTTAGCCTCAGAGCCAGGCTGTTTAGATATAGATGCTGAACAACTGCAAACGTATGTACTATTACCATCATTACCTGGGAAATACTTTGCACATGATGCTGCAGAAATATTGTGCAAGGCAATAGAGGAGGAAGAAAATTGCTAA
- a CDS encoding peptidase M16 translates to MVQVHTCDNGVRIVSEQIDHVRSVALGIFVNAGSRYELPEENGITHFIEHMLFKGTATRTARQIAEEFDRIGGELNAFTSKENTCYYAKVLDHHAELAVTILADMFFNSTFAEEELEKERQVVLEEILMSEDAPDDDVHEKLWEVMYPNDALGRPILGTAATLKTFTADTIRDYMAKHYGPKSVVISLAGNISEKLIQTIRDLFGKYQASPLEVAPVLTNPQFHPGEVTKIRDTEQAHVAISYPAIGVKDPDMYCFIALNNIIGGNMSSRLFQEVREDRGLAYTIFSYQSCYADVGAFTIYGSTSLQQLSQLQHTIDATLLDIVADGITEEELDNAKEQLKGSFVLGLEGTGARMNRNGTSELVHGKHRSVDEVLAAIDAVSMESVERLIAKILKAEPAIAIIGPNA, encoded by the coding sequence ATGGTACAAGTACATACATGTGACAATGGTGTGCGTATTGTGTCTGAACAAATTGATCATGTAAGATCTGTAGCTTTAGGCATTTTTGTGAATGCAGGTTCTCGCTATGAATTACCTGAAGAGAATGGAATTACACATTTTATTGAGCACATGCTGTTTAAAGGAACAGCAACGCGTACTGCTCGTCAAATTGCTGAGGAATTTGATCGTATTGGAGGAGAATTAAATGCATTTACCTCTAAGGAAAATACATGCTATTATGCAAAAGTTTTAGATCATCATGCAGAGCTTGCTGTCACAATACTAGCTGATATGTTCTTCAACTCTACGTTTGCAGAAGAAGAGTTAGAGAAGGAACGACAAGTGGTACTCGAGGAAATCCTAATGAGTGAAGATGCACCTGATGACGATGTGCATGAAAAGCTATGGGAAGTAATGTATCCCAACGATGCACTTGGTCGTCCAATATTGGGTACGGCTGCTACGTTAAAAACATTTACAGCAGATACGATTCGTGATTATATGGCAAAGCATTATGGTCCGAAATCGGTAGTGATTTCATTAGCAGGTAATATTTCCGAAAAACTTATACAAACAATAAGGGATTTATTCGGAAAATATCAAGCATCCCCTCTTGAGGTTGCTCCAGTATTAACAAACCCGCAGTTTCATCCGGGAGAGGTGACAAAAATACGTGATACAGAGCAAGCACATGTAGCTATATCTTACCCAGCAATTGGTGTAAAAGATCCAGATATGTATTGTTTTATTGCTCTTAATAACATTATTGGTGGTAATATGAGCTCTCGCCTGTTCCAAGAAGTGCGCGAGGACCGTGGTCTAGCTTATACGATTTTTTCTTATCAATCCTGCTATGCTGACGTCGGAGCATTTACGATATACGGTAGTACAAGTCTTCAACAATTATCGCAGCTCCAGCATACAATTGATGCGACATTGCTCGATATTGTGGCTGATGGCATAACAGAGGAGGAGCTTGATAATGCGAAGGAGCAGCTTAAGGGCAGTTTTGTACTTGGACTAGAGGGTACTGGTGCACGTATGAATCGTAATGGTACAAGTGAACTGGTTCATGGCAAGCATCGTTCTGTAGACGAGGTATTAGCAGCTATTGATGCAGTTTCAATGGAATCAGTGGAACGCTTAATTGCGAAAATATTAAAAGCGGAACCAGCTATTGCGATAATTGGTCCTAATGCATAA
- a CDS encoding dipicolinate synthase subunit B, producing MLTGKRIGLGITASHCTYEDVIPKIQNFIDVGATVIPIITHSVLHAATRFGTGEEWIAKIEALTGEKVITSIKEAEPFGPSNPLDAMVIAPMTGNSISKFANAATDSPVLMAAKATLRNGSPVILGISTNDALGLNGINIMKLLNAKNIYFIPFGQDSPHSKPNSLIADFDQMVPTVHEAITQKKQLQPLLIQYFK from the coding sequence TTGCTAACGGGGAAACGAATTGGTTTAGGTATTACTGCCTCACATTGTACGTATGAGGATGTGATACCTAAAATTCAGAATTTCATCGATGTAGGCGCAACTGTTATCCCTATTATTACGCATTCTGTTTTACATGCAGCTACACGTTTTGGAACTGGAGAGGAATGGATTGCAAAAATCGAGGCATTGACTGGCGAAAAAGTTATTACATCTATAAAAGAGGCAGAACCCTTTGGTCCATCCAATCCTTTAGATGCAATGGTCATTGCACCAATGACTGGTAATAGTATTAGTAAGTTTGCGAATGCTGCAACAGATAGTCCAGTACTGATGGCTGCGAAGGCAACTTTGCGGAATGGCTCTCCTGTAATTTTGGGCATTTCAACAAATGATGCACTCGGTTTAAATGGTATCAATATTATGAAGTTGCTTAATGCAAAAAATATTTACTTTATTCCATTTGGGCAGGATTCTCCTCATTCAAAACCTAATTCACTTATTGCTGATTTCGATCAAATGGTCCCAACAGTTCATGAAGCAATTACGCAAAAAAAGCAATTACAGCCGCTGTTGATACAATATTTCAAATAA